From Zingiber officinale cultivar Zhangliang chromosome 5B, Zo_v1.1, whole genome shotgun sequence, the proteins below share one genomic window:
- the LOC121987722 gene encoding uncharacterized protein LOC121987722 isoform X2 — protein sequence MARKEGVLICVLIVIMDIVAGILGIEAQVAQNKSKHLRVFIFECKEPVPEAYRLGLAAAILLLFAHVIANSFGGCVCIFSTEEFSRSSTNRQTAAATLLLSWIIVVVGFIMLIAGAMANAKSKSSCGLPHRHLLSIGGILCFVHGVFCVAYYSAATAVNMEAGMKMARDVAAPTTAERVQEIQP from the exons ATGGCGAGGAAGGAAGGTGTTCTCATCTGCGTGCTGATTGTAATAATGGACATCGTTGCAGGCATACTCGGAATAGAAGCCCAAGTGGCTCAAAACAAG AGCAAGCATCTGCGGGTGTTCATCTTCGAGTGCAAAGAGCCAGTGCCCGAAGCGTACAGGCTCGGACTTGCGGCCGCCATTCTCCTGCTCTTTGCTCACGTCATCGCCAACTCATTCGGTGGCTGCGTCTGCATCTTCTCCACTGAGGAGTTCAGCAGATCGTCGACCAACAGGCAAACGGCTGCCGCTACGCTCTTGCTCTCCTG GATAATTGTGGTGGTTGGCTTCATAATGCTGATCGCGGGGGCGATGGCCAATGCCAAGTCGAAGAGCTCTTGCGGTCTTCCTCATCGCCATTTGCTGTCCATCGGCGGGATTCTGTGCTTCGTTCATGGGGTCTTCTGCGTTGCGTATTATTCAGCTGCGACGGCGGTGAACATGGAAGCAGGAATGAAGATGGCGAGGGACGTCGCGGCCCCAACGACGGCGGAGCGGGTCCAAGAGATACAGCCGTAA
- the LOC121987722 gene encoding uncharacterized protein LOC121987722 isoform X1, translating to MARKEGVLICVLIVIMDIVAGILGIEAQVAQNKQSKHLRVFIFECKEPVPEAYRLGLAAAILLLFAHVIANSFGGCVCIFSTEEFSRSSTNRQTAAATLLLSWIIVVVGFIMLIAGAMANAKSKSSCGLPHRHLLSIGGILCFVHGVFCVAYYSAATAVNMEAGMKMARDVAAPTTAERVQEIQP from the exons ATGGCGAGGAAGGAAGGTGTTCTCATCTGCGTGCTGATTGTAATAATGGACATCGTTGCAGGCATACTCGGAATAGAAGCCCAAGTGGCTCAAAACAAG caGAGCAAGCATCTGCGGGTGTTCATCTTCGAGTGCAAAGAGCCAGTGCCCGAAGCGTACAGGCTCGGACTTGCGGCCGCCATTCTCCTGCTCTTTGCTCACGTCATCGCCAACTCATTCGGTGGCTGCGTCTGCATCTTCTCCACTGAGGAGTTCAGCAGATCGTCGACCAACAGGCAAACGGCTGCCGCTACGCTCTTGCTCTCCTG GATAATTGTGGTGGTTGGCTTCATAATGCTGATCGCGGGGGCGATGGCCAATGCCAAGTCGAAGAGCTCTTGCGGTCTTCCTCATCGCCATTTGCTGTCCATCGGCGGGATTCTGTGCTTCGTTCATGGGGTCTTCTGCGTTGCGTATTATTCAGCTGCGACGGCGGTGAACATGGAAGCAGGAATGAAGATGGCGAGGGACGTCGCGGCCCCAACGACGGCGGAGCGGGTCCAAGAGATACAGCCGTAA